Proteins encoded within one genomic window of Ascaphus truei isolate aAscTru1 chromosome 8, aAscTru1.hap1, whole genome shotgun sequence:
- the SPRN gene encoding shadow of prion protein, with the protein MRGRSALCWSLLLLVALLSHSVTAKGGRGGARGGARGSSRGTSRMRMKTAPRYGSFRVAAGAAAAGAAAGAAAGLAGRRMGRYDDSSEVGTQWGNSTNEGIYNYRAWTSDAHRLPVSLPFTLTSCVTAILKFHF; encoded by the coding sequence ATGAGGGGACGCTCGGCTCTGTGCTGGTCACTTCTGCTGCTGGTGGCTCTCCTCAGTCACAGTGTCACCGCCAAGGGGGGCCGCGGCGGAGCGAGGGGAGGGGCCCGCGGATCCTCGCGAGGGACCTCTCGTATGCGGATGAAGACGGCGCCTCGCTACGGCTCCTTCAGAGTGGCAGCCGGGGCGGCAGCGGCCggggcggcagctggggcagcagCTGGGCTGGCGGGGAGGAGAATGGGGAGATACGATGACAGCTCGGAGGTGGGGACACAGTGGGGGAACAGCACCAACGAAGGGATCTACAACTACAGGGCGTGGACATCGGACGCACACcgcctccctgtgtccctaccCTTCACCCTGACCTCCTGTGTCACCGCCATTCTCAAGTTTCACTTCTAA